One Microvirga lotononidis genomic window carries:
- a CDS encoding IS5 family transposase: MPFKANAARRHRIPKRQYRVTNWAEYDASLRQRGSLTIWFTEEAIAAWRAEPRRTRGGQPHYSALAIRTALTLRAVFRLALRQTEGLIGSILHLLGLDLAVPDHSTLSRRAETLEVPKPCSRSRGPVHLLVDSTGLRLCGPGEWLIEKHGTRRRRTWRKLHIGVNAETGQILASVLTASDVDDGSQVEPLLDQVAAPLASFIADGAYDQTGIYGIIGKHHPEADVIVPPRSTAVPSDDGKTTPTQRDRHLQSIAEHGRMGWQKASGYNQRALVESAIGRFKRVIGDALRSRTDRRRTTEIAIAIHALNRMLELGRPKSVRIV, encoded by the coding sequence GTGCCATTCAAAGCTAATGCCGCTCGCCGCCACCGCATTCCGAAGCGGCAGTACCGGGTGACGAATTGGGCCGAGTACGACGCCAGTCTGCGCCAGCGCGGAAGCCTCACGATCTGGTTCACAGAGGAAGCGATTGCCGCCTGGCGGGCTGAGCCGCGCAGAACACGAGGCGGACAGCCGCATTACTCAGCCCTGGCGATCAGAACGGCGCTCACGCTCCGAGCGGTGTTCCGTTTGGCGCTGCGTCAGACGGAGGGTCTGATTGGCTCAATCCTCCACCTCCTGGGGCTGGATCTGGCGGTGCCGGATCACTCGACCTTGAGCCGGCGGGCCGAGACCCTGGAGGTCCCAAAGCCATGTTCACGCTCCAGAGGACCCGTTCACCTGCTGGTCGACAGCACCGGCCTACGGCTGTGCGGGCCTGGCGAATGGCTGATTGAGAAGCACGGCACCCGAAGACGCCGCACCTGGCGCAAACTGCACATCGGGGTCAATGCGGAGACCGGGCAGATCCTTGCATCGGTGCTGACTGCGAGCGATGTCGACGATGGCTCCCAGGTCGAGCCTTTGCTCGACCAGGTTGCAGCTCCACTCGCCTCCTTCATCGCGGATGGAGCCTACGATCAAACTGGCATCTACGGCATCATTGGCAAGCACCATCCTGAGGCTGATGTGATCGTTCCTCCACGATCAACGGCAGTGCCGAGCGACGATGGGAAGACCACTCCGACCCAACGCGACCGGCATCTCCAAAGCATCGCCGAGCATGGCCGCATGGGCTGGCAGAAGGCATCCGGGTATAATCAACGAGCCTTGGTGGAGAGCGCCATCGGCCGGTTCAAACGAGTGATCGGGGACGCCCTGCGCTCGCGGACCGACCGGCGTCGTACGACAGAAATCGCCATCGCCATTCATGCCCTCAACCGCATGCTTGAGCTTGGACGCCCGAAGTCCGTCCGCATCGTTTAG